The sequence TGTTTGCTCGGAGCGAATGGTGCAGGCAAATCGACATTAATTCGTACCCTAACCCACATGCAAGCGCCAATCAGCGGCAGCATTACAATCAATCAACAACCGCTACAGCACCTGAGCAAGGCCCAATTAGCCAAACAACTGAGCGTCGTACTGACTGATCGGTTGCAAGTCAGCAATTTGACTGGCTACGAACTAGTAAGCCTTGGGCGCATGCCCTATACCAACTTGTTTGGCAGCCTCAACCAACACGATCATCAGGTAGTTCGCTGGGCTTTACATGCAACCAACTCTGATGATTTGGCCCAACGTTTGCTCAACGAAATGAGCGATGGTGAGCGCCAACGGATTATGATTGCCCGCGCCTTGGCCCAAGAGCCAGCCGTGATGATTCTCGATGAGCCAACCGCTTTTCTCGATTTGCCTCGGCGGGTCGAAATTACCAGTTTGTTGCGCAAACTAGCCCACGAAACCGGCTTATCCGTGGTTATGTCTACTCACGATCTTGATTTGGCGATTGGCAGCGCTGATCGGTTGTGGCTGGTTTTCGATGATGGCAGCATAGAATGTGGGACACCTGAGGATTTGATTTTAGATGGTCGGTTGGCCCAAACCTTCCGCAAAAGCCAATTGCAATTTGATCAACAACGCGGCGGCTTTCGCGCCCAAACCCAGCCAATTGGCCAGGTTCAGCTGAGTGCCAACGGCTTGCATGGCCAATGGATGCAGCATGCCTTAGAACGAGCAGGCTATCACGTGCTGAATGCAAAACAGGCTGATTGCCCACATATTCAGCAGCTTGAAAACGATTGCTGGCAAGTTGAACACCAGCCATGTGCCAACATTGGCCAAGTGTTGGCTTATTTAGGCCACATTTAACTACTCATCACGAAAACTATTTTGACAAGTAGTCATTATTTGATATATTGTATCAATAATTAGTGAAGAGTAACCAAACCTATGCTGAAAGTGCTTCTCATCAGCAGCGATCTACCCGATCAAACCCTACTTGGCCAATTGCTGGATGCTGGATATCGGTTAAGTTTGTTGCGGCTTGAGCAACTAATCAAACAAGCACATATCACTGATCAAAGCCTCTTGATCGGCTGTTTTACCAATGAGTATGAATTAGCGCAGCTCATCGAAACCTTGAGCGGTCAAGAGCCACTATGGTGGGGCTGGAATCAGAGTAACTATCCGCATTTAACCTTGAAGGCCTATGAAGCTGGCGCTCGTCATGTGATTACTAACGACGCAAGCACTAGCCAAATCATCCAAAACTTAAATGCGCTGCACGTCAGCCAACTTCATCAGCAAACTACCCGCGGTCGAGAGCAGCAGTATCCCCGTGGGGCAATGGTGCATTTACAAGCCAATCAAGCCTTATTGATTGAAACTGGAATTTTGAGTCTGCAAGTCAATCATCCTGATGGCTCGAACGTGCTCCTAGGTTTGTTCGGGCCAAACCAATTAGTCTGTGGCCATCCACACGATGGCTGTGCGATCTATCTGCAAGCGCATACCCCGATCAGCGCCCAACTCTTGCCGTGGCAACGGGTAGTGAATGAACCTTTGTTGATCGAACGATTACGCATGCGGCTACAACTGATGGAAGCATGGGCTTCGTGCCAAGCCCATCCTTACCTTGATCAACGAGTTTTAGGCATTTTGAATTTGTTGGCCGAGCAATTTGGTAAACAGCACAACCATGGCTTATTGATTGACGTGCGAATTACCCATGAACAACTAGCCTCGGCGGTTGGCTCAACCCGCGCAACGATCTCACGGATTATCCGCGATTTGCGCACACGAAGTATGCTTGATAGCCACTTCAGCGGCAGTAATGAACGTTTTTGGCTCCCAATAGTGCCCCAATATCATCACACCCATCCCTTTACTTAATCGGCGATATGCTTAATTTGTATCTGAAAACCCGACAAGCCTCCTTGCAAGCACTACGCTGCAAAGAGGCTTGTCCCTTTGCAGCGTAGCGACTCTGAACAAATCTCGGGATTGATGATCGCTCGTATCCTCAAATTCTGCTTGACTCTCGGGTTACCCGAGGGAGTATAACAACCCTATGTTACGAATTGGTGAATTCTCGCGCATCGCGCATATCACAATCGAAACCCTACGTCATTATGATGCGGTTGGTTTGCTCAAACCTGCATTCATCGACCCAACGACGGGCTATCGGTTTTACACAGCAGAACAATTGCCGTCGGTCAATCAGATTTTGATGTTAAAGGATTTAGGCTTTTCGTTAGAAGAGATCGCCCAGATTCGCGAAGGAAATCCAAGTCATGAGCAACTTCAAGCCCTGTTGCAGCAGCAACTCATAGCCACAGAGCAGACGATTGCAGCAGCTGAACAGCGTCGTCTGCGTATTCTTGCCCATATTCATGCGGTTGAAGCGAAGCAACGCCTGCCTACCTATGCGATTAAGCTGAAATCGGTTGACATGGCCATGGTGGCAAGCATTCGGGCAATTGTTCCAAGCATTGCCCAGATTGCCGAGTATTGGCAAGGGTGGTTTCAGACAGTTGCCGCATGGCTTCACACACAGCGAATCCCAATCGGAGTTCCGATCGCAATCCATCACGATGAGGGGTATCAGCTTGAGCAGATTGATACTGAATGCGGATTCATCCTTCCAGCAATCCCTCACCCAACCCAGGTGCGCCCGCCCGCGCCGATTGAGCTGCGCCAACTTGAAGCCCATTCGCATATTGCCACGGTGGCGGTCGCTAATCCGGTGGCGCATGCAGGAGGATTAAAAGATGCCTATATGACCCTTGGGCAGTGGATCAGTACGCAGAACTATACAATGCATGGCCCTCCACGGGAAATGTATTATGGTTCACCTGACACAGGCGCTGTGACTGTCGAAATCCAATTTCCGGTTGTAGCTCAGTAATTGGTGAGCACGACAAACCCGCATCTTCGATTCTTTGGAGGTCATATGGCTTCTTCGCTATATCATCCATTTCGGTCGGCAGCAGCACAAACCGAATATCATGCGCTGTATGATCAGGCTGCCCAACGCTGGCCTGTCCCGGCGGAAACCACGATGGTGGAAACTACCTATGGCAAGACCTTCGTTCGGATCAGTGGCCCCGCCGATGCACCACCCTTGGTGCTCCTGCCTGGTGCTGGAACGTGCTCGCTCATGTGGACATTCACGATCGTACCATTAGTCCAACACCACCGAACCTATGCAATTGACAGCGTGATCAATACCGGTTGTCGTTGTCTTGGACGCAGCATTGACACGCGCCCGATTGCCAATGCCGCCGATGCAACAACTTGGCTCGATCAACTATTTGATGGCCTTCAACTTACAACGGGAATCCATCTCATGGGTGCATCATTTGGTGGGTGGCTGGCGAGCCAGTACGCCCTCCATGCCCAACAGCGACTCGCCAAAATGGCGCTGATTGCTCCAGCAGGCACCATCTTGCCATTTCGGCAGGCCTACCTACGGCGGGTAATCCTCACGAGTATCATCCCGTTTCGCTGGATGCAACGCCGCTTTTTTCGCTGGTGTTGCGCAGATCTTGCCCGCCAAGCGCCGGCGATGCTCGAAGCCATGGTGGATGAGACGATGGTCTGCAAGCGCTGTTTTGTGCCACCGCAGTACAAACAATTACCAACCCTCACGGCCATGGAGGATCACGAATTACAACAGCTCACCATCCCGACTTATGTTGTGGTTGGTGAAAACGAGGTCTTATATTCAGCTCAGGCGGCCATCCAACGGCTAACGCATGTCGCCCCCAACATCCAAACCGAGATCATCTCTCAAGCAGGGCATGATCTGCTTTTGGCCCAACAGGCGATCGTAAATCAAAAACTGGTGTCATTCTTTAACCCATAGGCGATCGCAGGCCCAGAGCACAACGAGGCAGTCTAATCAATGCAAGGAGGATGACTGCTAAGTCCATTCCTCCTTGCAATTCCCTTCCGACCTCAACCATCGGGCTATTTACGTCGATTAAGGCCAGCTACTCGTATGGCCTCAGTATGGGCAGTATGCAGCGGATACGCCGTTTCCTACACAGGATTAGCAACTGGCATTCGTTCATGCAACCCGATATGATTTCCCTCACTATCAGCGATGATCGCCATCCAGCCTTGTGGGCCAATTGCCATGCGCGGCATCACCACCTGCCCCCCATTATCTGTAACTAGTGCCAGCGCAGCATCGAGCCGACCTGTCGCATCCAAATAGATCAAAACCCCATCACGCGATGGTATCGCCGTTGCCGCTTGGACAACCGAGCCAATTCCCCGGCCATCGGCGGTCATAAAGATCGCATTAGGAATATCCATGAAGACTTCTTCGCGCAGCGTTGTATTGAGCACGCTGTTGTAAAAGGCGACTGCACGGGCGAAGTTGGTGGCAGGAATTTCAAACCAGTTTAGCTCTACCATTGAAGATGCTCCTCTAATAAATGAGATAGCATCAGCCTAACACCTCACAGTGACACCCCTATGGCAGCAGCGTTTCGGGCGAATCATAGATAGCGCGGATCGCGTCACCCTGATCACGCAGCAGCACTTGTAGGGAAATGGGTTGTAACACGCGAGCAAATCGCCCCCAACTCAACACCCACTGAACCACATCATCGATCGCACGGACATGCAGCGTTGCTAGCAGCCCATCTGACTGGTCGGTTGTGCTGACCACAAAGAAGGGTAAATCTTCCATGACCCATGCAGCAACATGCGCTGCAAACAGAATCTGGACGCTGATTGGCTGCTCGAGTTGTGTAGCATCCTGCGGGATGGATGGTTTGTTGGTCGGTTCAAAGGTGCGCTCTAGCACCATGATGTCGATTATGCGTTCGACCCGAAAATTGCGGATCGCTCGTCGGAGATGACAAAAGGCTTGAAGATACCAGACAGTGCGAACACAGGTTAGTTGGTAGGGATCAATCATACGAGTCGTGCGATCTGCCGCCGCAAAAGGGGTGGTGCGCCCGTGATAGGTAATCCGTAGTGATTGTTGGGCGGCAATCGCTTCCCGTAGCGCCGTCAGATACCCTTGCTGAATAGCGGTATCACGGGCCGCGACAATCGCCATACCCCGCTGCATCGTGGTTACATGGAGGCGTAACGGTGGTGGCAGAATCGTCAGCATCTTGGCGGCTGCCGTTCGGGCAGCAGTGGCATAGGCAGGATCATACAAGTGACCAAGCGCATTCAGCCCTTGCACAATCAGCAAGGCTTCGGCAGGCGTAAGTTGGAGCGGGGGTAAAAAATAACCTTCGACGAGAGAATAGCCATGGCCTGGCATACTGATAATCGGCACGCCCGCCTCACATAGCGCCAAAATATCGCGATACACTGTGCGCACGCTGATTTCAAAGGTCGCAGCGAGATCAGCAGCCCGTCGCCGTTGATGGGCCTGTAACTCAAGCACGATTGCAAGCAGCCGATCCACACGATTCATAACATACCTTTCTAGGACAATCTTCAAACGATGGGTATCGATAGGATATTCCGCCAAGTGCTATACTGCAATAACCAAACGAGATACTAATTGAAAGGACAGCTATGGCAAAGGAATCATCATCCAAAGGCCCAGCATCGTATTTCCCATCGATCGAAAAAACCTATGGCTATCCGATTGATCATTGGATGACCATCCTCGATGGAATGCAAGCCAAGACCCATATGCAAATGGTCGCCGCACTGAAAACCGATCATAACCTCGGCCATGGTCATGCCAACGCGCTCGTTGCCTGGTATCGCGCTCAAAAGGAACCGAGCGCGTAATCCTAATGAGGCCAGATCGACTCAGCTGATACCCACTCACCCAGGAGATCGCCACCATGGAGCTAGCCGCTACCAAGCTCTTGCCACGGGCAACGCCAGAAGCTCATGGCATTGCATCAACCGCCATTCAGCGCTGGATCACGGCCTTGGATACTCAAATCCATGAAATCCATAGCGTTATGATCCTGCGTCACGGGCATGTCATCGCCGAGGCATGGTGGCAACCCTATGCTCCAGAGCAACCGCACCTCGTCTTCTCAGTGAGTAAAAGTGTCACCGCAACCGCGATTGGGCTAGCCATCGCCGACAGGCTGCTGACGCTTGACGACTTTGTTAGCTCCTTCTTTCCTGCTGACCTACCAGCCATCATCAGTGATCGATTGGC is a genomic window of Chloroflexota bacterium containing:
- a CDS encoding ABC transporter ATP-binding protein; its protein translation is MDVNQPVLATDNLSVGYHQRRGQSRSVLQNLNLSLAKGEFVCLLGANGAGKSTLIRTLTHMQAPISGSITINQQPLQHLSKAQLAKQLSVVLTDRLQVSNLTGYELVSLGRMPYTNLFGSLNQHDHQVVRWALHATNSDDLAQRLLNEMSDGERQRIMIARALAQEPAVMILDEPTAFLDLPRRVEITSLLRKLAHETGLSVVMSTHDLDLAIGSADRLWLVFDDGSIECGTPEDLILDGRLAQTFRKSQLQFDQQRGGFRAQTQPIGQVQLSANGLHGQWMQHALERAGYHVLNAKQADCPHIQQLENDCWQVEHQPCANIGQVLAYLGHI
- a CDS encoding Crp/Fnr family transcriptional regulator, which translates into the protein MLKVLLISSDLPDQTLLGQLLDAGYRLSLLRLEQLIKQAHITDQSLLIGCFTNEYELAQLIETLSGQEPLWWGWNQSNYPHLTLKAYEAGARHVITNDASTSQIIQNLNALHVSQLHQQTTRGREQQYPRGAMVHLQANQALLIETGILSLQVNHPDGSNVLLGLFGPNQLVCGHPHDGCAIYLQAHTPISAQLLPWQRVVNEPLLIERLRMRLQLMEAWASCQAHPYLDQRVLGILNLLAEQFGKQHNHGLLIDVRITHEQLASAVGSTRATISRIIRDLRTRSMLDSHFSGSNERFWLPIVPQYHHTHPFT
- a CDS encoding helix-turn-helix domain-containing protein, whose translation is MLRIGEFSRIAHITIETLRHYDAVGLLKPAFIDPTTGYRFYTAEQLPSVNQILMLKDLGFSLEEIAQIREGNPSHEQLQALLQQQLIATEQTIAAAEQRRLRILAHIHAVEAKQRLPTYAIKLKSVDMAMVASIRAIVPSIAQIAEYWQGWFQTVAAWLHTQRIPIGVPIAIHHDEGYQLEQIDTECGFILPAIPHPTQVRPPAPIELRQLEAHSHIATVAVANPVAHAGGLKDAYMTLGQWISTQNYTMHGPPREMYYGSPDTGAVTVEIQFPVVAQ
- a CDS encoding alpha/beta hydrolase yields the protein MASSLYHPFRSAAAQTEYHALYDQAAQRWPVPAETTMVETTYGKTFVRISGPADAPPLVLLPGAGTCSLMWTFTIVPLVQHHRTYAIDSVINTGCRCLGRSIDTRPIANAADATTWLDQLFDGLQLTTGIHLMGASFGGWLASQYALHAQQRLAKMALIAPAGTILPFRQAYLRRVILTSIIPFRWMQRRFFRWCCADLARQAPAMLEAMVDETMVCKRCFVPPQYKQLPTLTAMEDHELQQLTIPTYVVVGENEVLYSAQAAIQRLTHVAPNIQTEIISQAGHDLLLAQQAIVNQKLVSFFNP
- a CDS encoding VOC family protein, which produces MVELNWFEIPATNFARAVAFYNSVLNTTLREEVFMDIPNAIFMTADGRGIGSVVQAATAIPSRDGVLIYLDATGRLDAALALVTDNGGQVVMPRMAIGPQGWMAIIADSEGNHIGLHERMPVANPV
- a CDS encoding YafY family transcriptional regulator gives rise to the protein MNRVDRLLAIVLELQAHQRRRAADLAATFEISVRTVYRDILALCEAGVPIISMPGHGYSLVEGYFLPPLQLTPAEALLIVQGLNALGHLYDPAYATAARTAAAKMLTILPPPLRLHVTTMQRGMAIVAARDTAIQQGYLTALREAIAAQQSLRITYHGRTTPFAAADRTTRMIDPYQLTCVRTVWYLQAFCHLRRAIRNFRVERIIDIMVLERTFEPTNKPSIPQDATQLEQPISVQILFAAHVAAWVMEDLPFFVVSTTDQSDGLLATLHVRAIDDVVQWVLSWGRFARVLQPISLQVLLRDQGDAIRAIYDSPETLLP
- a CDS encoding DUF4287 domain-containing protein, with product MAKESSSKGPASYFPSIEKTYGYPIDHWMTILDGMQAKTHMQMVAALKTDHNLGHGHANALVAWYRAQKEPSA